GACTACTGTCAATGTTTTTCTCGACACCATTGCTTGAAGTAAAAAGAAAGGACTTAAAAAAATTTCGATTGCTAATAAATTTCTCCGCTCGGGTAGACGACTATGCCCTCCTCGGTTATCTCGAAGGGATACTTCTTCATCGAGTGCCTTGTTTCGCGCATCTTCCTGATTAGGAGGTAGCGCTTGAGCTCGACTTCCCTCTCTATGAAGTCCAAGAGGATAACGCCTCTGGAAATGTACTCCTCAACACCATACCTACTGATTTTGCCCCTGCTAGGGTCAGGAGCTTCTGTGGTAAGGATTGAAGTAACGCCCATCTCAAGAAGGATAGTGTTGAGCTGAAGGAGCATCTCCCTGATTTCTTCCTCCTTCTTGAGGCGGAAGGCTATGGAAGGAATCGAGTCTATAACGAGCCTTTTAGCGTTGATTGCCTTAACGACGCGGTAAACGTACCTAAGGAAGTCCTCAGCGTTGAGGTTGCCCTCGAGAACGTACTGCTCCTCGGAGGGAAGTCCAACGACCGCACTAACACCGTCAACTATGGCTATCTTCCCCTCCTTCTCATACCGCTCTATGTCCCAACCAAAAGTCCTCATTTCCCTTCTCAAATCCTGTGCCCTCTCCTCAAGGGTGACTATCACTCCGGGCTCATTGTATAACTCCACTCCCTTGTAAACGAACTGAACTGCGAATGTCGTCTTACCGCTTCCGGTAGGACCGGTTACGAGAACCGTAGTTCCCTCTGGGAATCCTCCCTCAACGAGGTCGTCAAAACCGGGAATCCCGGTCTTGACCCTGCGAACTTGCCACACCTCTCTGGTCATACGAATCACCGTGATGGCTATTGGGACAACTTCTTAATTCATCAGCTATAGCTAAATTGACTGTTTATGGATATAAAACTTTTGGAAGATAGGGGAACTAAAATCATCTTTGATGGAAGATTTACAATAATGCGCCATCAATCCCACTGGGTCGTTGAACGGAAACGTTTTATTGAAAAA
This genomic window from Thermococcus sp. contains:
- a CDS encoding ATPase domain-containing protein, which produces MTREVWQVRRVKTGIPGFDDLVEGGFPEGTTVLVTGPTGSGKTTFAVQFVYKGVELYNEPGVIVTLEERAQDLRREMRTFGWDIERYEKEGKIAIVDGVSAVVGLPSEEQYVLEGNLNAEDFLRYVYRVVKAINAKRLVIDSIPSIAFRLKKEEEIREMLLQLNTILLEMGVTSILTTEAPDPSRGKISRYGVEEYISRGVILLDFIEREVELKRYLLIRKMRETRHSMKKYPFEITEEGIVVYPSGEIY